A single genomic interval of Kogia breviceps isolate mKogBre1 chromosome 6, mKogBre1 haplotype 1, whole genome shotgun sequence harbors:
- the SOD3 gene encoding extracellular superoxide dismutase [Cu-Zn], which produces MLALLCAYLLLTSLTSYVSTDPDLEQPSSSLGEQIRDMHAKVTEIWQELTQQRAVGGGQDAELHATCPVLPSATLDAEQPRVTGVVLFRQLRPGALLEAFFHLEGFPAEPNGTSRAIHVHQFGDLSQGCDSTGAHYNPLAVPHPQHPGDFGNFVVRDGQIWKYRSGLAASLSGPHSIAGRSVVIHEGEDDLGRGGNQASLENGNAGRRLACCVVGLCGPGPWARKMQEHAERKKRRRESECKAS; this is translated from the coding sequence ATGCTGGCGCTGCTCTGTGCCTACCTGCTCCTGACGTCCCTCACCTCTTACGTCTCCACCGACCCGGACCTGGAGCAGCCCAGCTCCAGCTTGGGGGAGCAGATCCGCGACATGCACGCCAAAGTGACGGAGATCTGGCAGGAGCTGACTCAGCAGCGGGCGGTGGGCGGTGGCCAGGACGCCGAGCTCCACGCCACCTGCCCGGTGCTGCCGTCGGCCACGCTGGACGCGGAGCAGCCCCGGGTGACTGGCGTCGTGCTCTTCCGGCAGCTCCGGCCTGGAGCCTTGCTCGAGGCCTTCTTCCACCTGGAGGGGTTCCCGGCCGAGCCCAACGGCACCAGCCGCGCCATCCACGTGCACCAGTTCGGGGACCTGAGCCAGGGCTGCGACTCCACCGGCGCTCACTACAACCCGCTGGCCGTGCCCCACCCGCAGCACCCGGGCGACTTCGGCAACTTCGTGGTGCGCGACGGCCAAATCTGGAAGTACCGCTCCGGCCTGGCCGCCTCGCTCTCTGGCCCGCACTCGATCGCGGGCCGCTCTGTGGTGATCCACGAGGGCGAGGACGACCTGGGCCGCGGTGGCAACCAGGCCAGCCTGGAGAACGGCAACGCGGGCCGCCGGCTCGCCTGCTGCGTGGTGGGCCTGTGCGGGCCGGGGCCCTGGGCGCGCAAGATGCAGGAGCACGCGGAGCGCAAGAAGCGGCGGCGAGAGAGCGAGTGCAAGGCCAGCTGA